In the Oscillospiraceae bacterium genome, GATGTGATCGTAATGTGGTGTTTCCTACAAACAAAAACTGCACAGCAGTTATATGAACCGCTGTGCAGAAATTGTTTAAGAAAACGACTGGACCGTAAGCCGGGTTCTGTATCAAACGACGATCTATCTTGGCCTTACGTTGCCGTAAGGCTCACGCCATCACCGGGACGCGCGAGGCTCCGCATAATGTCCCATACGGATGTTGCTTCAAGCAGGGTTTACATAGCCGCAAAGTCGCCAGTGCGCTGGTGAGCTCTTACCTCGCCTTTCCATCCTTACCGTGCAAGCACGGCGGTTTCTTTCTGTTGCACTATCCCTGGGGTCGCCCCCGGCTGCCGTTAGCAGTTGCTATGCCTCTGTGAAGCCCGGACTTTCCTCAGGCAGTTCTTGCGAACTGTCCCGCCGCCGTATGTTCCACTCGTTTCTGGGATATTATAGCATATTGCACAGCAATTGGCAAGATTTTTTATAATATCAGCTGTAAAAGCAGCAATAAAACCACCCCGGGCACGCCCAGTACAGCCGCCACAAAGGCCGTATAGCGGTTCAGCGGCAGTGCAATGCCGCTGACAGGTTCCAGCAGCGCCATCACAGCCAGCACCCCCAGCCCGCAAACGGCCCCGGCCAGCACAGCCAGTACCGGGTGCCGCTGGCGGGCGGCGCACCGCAAAACCAGCAGCAGGCATACCGCACCGACCGCCCAGGGCCACAAAGTGTCTGTCAGCGGCACGGGGCATCCTCCTCCCGCAATAAGCGCAGCAGCACACGGCTACGGCATCGCAGGGCCGCATGTTGGTAGGTTAGCTGCTCAATTACAAAAGGGTCCAGCGCTTCTTGAAAAGCTTTCTCGTTAGCACGCAGGGCTTGCGTAGCTGCGTCCAGCTCGGCCATCAGGGCGCGGCGCTCTTTCTGGCATTTCTTTTCCTGCCGGGTCAGGTGCTTCACGGTAAGGCCCCCTTTACAACAGGATGCAGATCAGGCCGTCGCATCCCTCATTGATAATGCGTTCCAACGTAGATTGCAGGCGGCTGCGTGCCTCCTGCGGCATATGCAGCAGCTTGGCCTGCACTCCCTCGCTGACCAATTCGTTCAGGCTTTTGCCAAAGATGTTAGTGTTCCACAGTTTGCCGGGGTCGGTCTCGAAATCTGCCAGCAGGCTCTTGATGAGTTCTTCCCCCTGCTGCTCACTGCCCACCGTGGGGGAAAGTTCAGTGTGGATGTTGGCCCGCATAATGTGCAAACTGGGTGCGCTGGCGGAGAGCCGCACGCCGTACTGCCCGCCCTGGCGCACGATCTCCGGCTCTTCCAGCGTCAGCTCTTCGATACCCGGCATCACAATGCCGTAGCCGGTGGCTTCCACCTGGTCAAGGGCCGATTTGATCTTATCGTAGGCGCGCTTTGCCTTGGCCAGGCTGACCACACAGGGCAGTAGGCTGGCTTCATCCACGATGGAAAGCCCGGTCTGCTCACCCAAAATTTTGTAAAAAATATCAGGCGCAATCATTGCCGTAATGTGCACCGAACCGCTGGCAAGGTCCATGCCGGTCAGTATAGTTTTGGTGATGTACTCACATTCCAACGGCAGATTTTTGCCTGCAATATCGGCCATTTTGTGCACAGAGCCGGCAAATTTCAGCATGGCAGTGTATACGGCGCTTTGCAGCCAATGGCCGGATTCCAGCATCATGACCCAGCTGGGCATCTGCACGGCGATTTCTCGAATCGGGAACTCATACAAAAGCCGCTGCAAAATGCCGTCCAGCGCTTCGGCAGTCATTGCTACGCAGTTGATGGGCACGACCGCCCGCTGGTAGGTATCCTGCAATTGGGCGGCCAGCTGGTGGGCGGCATCACTGTCCGGGTCAGTACAGTTCAGCAAAATGACGTAGGGCTTACCGATGGCCTCCAGTTCGGCGATGATGCGGCGCTCGGCCTCGCAGTAGTTTTCCCGCGGCAGGTCGGCCACGCTGCCGTCGGTGGTGACAACGACGCCCACGGTTGCATGCTCACGGATAACGCGCCGTGTGCCGGTCTCGGCCGCCAGGTCAAAGGGCACCTCGTGGTCAAACCAGGGGCTTTTCACCAGGCGGGGGGCGTCCTGTTCCTCATGGCCGAGGGCACCGTCCACCATGTAGCCCACACAGTCGATAAGCCGTGCCCAGAAGCTGCCGCCGCCGGAAAGCTCGATATTGACCGCCTTCTCCGGGATGAACTTCGGCTCGGTGGTCATGATGGTGCGGCCTGCGGCGCTTTGGGGCAGTTCATCGTTGGCGCGGGCACGCTGGGCTTCGTTTTGGATATGCGGCAGCAAAAGCAGCTCGGAGAAGCGCTTGATAAAGGTGCTTTTGCCTGTGCGCACCGGCCCCACCACGCCAATATAAATATCGCCGCCGGTCCGGCGCGCAATATTCTGGTAGATTTGTTCTTGCGTCACGGTGTTTCCTCCTTTACAAAGCGGCGGGAATCAGCAGGCAGGTGCTCTCGGTGGTCAGGTCCTGGGGTGCGGTGCCGCCGGTCTCCAAGTGGTTGGCGGCGGCCAAGTCTTTAGCGCGGGCGTGGTAGCGCTTGGCAATATCAAAGATGCGCTCCCCTTCCTGCGCATAGTACAGGTACAGCGCCGGGCCATCTGTGCCATCGGTAAATTCTTCTCCCAGATCCACCTCACTTAAAGCCTGCTGGGCCTGGGCCTGCAGCATGGAGCCGGTTATGCTCAGCTCAATTTCTACGCGCAGCCGCGTACCGCTTTTGCCGCTGGTCAGACGGGTCACATCGGCATGCAGGCAGGGGTAAGCATCGCCGGGACTTCCCTGCCAGCTGCCTTCCGGCTGCCAGGTAAAAGCTTTATCGTAACAGGTCAGTTCGCCGCGGCTGTCGGCACACAACACATGGGCCGTGCCTTTGCCCTGCAGTTCCCAGCGGGTCTCTCCTGCTTTTTCTTTGCTGGCTGCTTCCTCAGGAATCTGCACCGGCGCTTCCAGCGTGACAAAGCAGCCGCGCACTTCGGCGTCGGGCGTGGGCAGGTCATCCTCTACGGTCACGGACAGATGGCCGTTCAGGTCGGTGGTCCTTTGCAGCAGCTTGCAGACGGTCTGCACGGTCTGTGCCTGGCAAAGGGTCGAGTATGCGTCCGCCACCACGGTGTGGGCAGCGAGCCGCCACAGTTCCAGGTGCAGTTTCCATGTAACCGATAGGCTTGCATCCGCCGCACCATCCTCTGTGCGCAGGGTGCAGTGCAGCAGTTCGCCCCAGGCGATGCACTGGTCGCTCTCGGCTGCTCCGGGAAGGTCGACGGTCTGTTGAACCGTCATCTCTTTGGTGCGGACATCCAGCGCTTCGCTTTCCGACGGCTGGCAGCAAACTTGCACCTGCAAAATGCCCTGGCAGCTGGCCTGCCCGGTCTGCATGGTCAGGCTGGTCAGGGTAAAGCTGCCGCCGATATCCAGGATGGACTCCCCTGTGCCCGGCAGCGGCAGGTTGATCTCACTGGTCAGGGCCTTTTCCTCGGCGGCCACGCGGGTCAGGCCGGATAGCTCTTGTGTGCGCTGCTCAATGCCGCAATCGGCCAGCGAGGTCAGCAGCTCGCAATTCCTGACCATCAGCGCTGCGGCACACAGGATGTACGCCCCGCGCAGGTCGATGCGATGCTCACTGACGGCGCGGCAGTTGCAGTATTCCTGCTCGCCCCAGACCTGGGCCGGGCCTTCGGCAAAGGCAGCGTCCGGGAGCTCGACCGATTTTTCAAAGGCAAATTTCTGCTCGGTGCGGTACAGTCGGCAGCCGGGCTCATCGCTTTGATAATACACGGTGCAGCGCAGATACCCCTCGCAGTGCCAGCGCCCGCTAGCTACCCGGTTTTGCAGTACCACCGGCTGCATCAGGCATTTGACGATCTTAAAAACAGCCGGCTGATAATCCGGAATCAAAATTTCCGTTTCCACCGGCAGTTCCTGCCGTGTCTCCCACCGCCCGCCGTATGCTGCAAGGGTGTCCTTAAACACCTTCAGTTCCATGCTGGTTACCCCTTTCCGTTTGGTATTCTTGTGCATGTATATGCGGCAGGGTAAAAAAATAGCCCCTGCTCAACGGGCAGAGGCATAGGATATTTTACACTTTGAAAGCTGCGCGGAGCAGCCAGCGCAGCGCGCGGGGACAACGTACCACCACTACATGCACGGCTTACACCTCCCTTCCCTGGGATTTACTGTATAAACCATACTATGGCAGCGGTATGGGATGTGTGCCTTTAATCGGCGCGGGTCAGCACAACGATGCCATGGCCTGCCTGGCAACGCAGGGTAACGGTGGGTTCTACAAACTCGTTGCTGACACCAAGAGGATAATCCGGCACGAGTTCTGCACCGTGCAGGGGGTAATACGCCCCCTCAATGTCCACGCCGATCAGCTTGCCATCCCACGGGAACACCGAGAGATACTGCCATTCGCCGCGCTGCAAGGTAAGGTCTTTACCGGGGACAAGATAATGGATCTCGCTGGCGGTATCTGCCAGCACTACGTCCACGCCATGCTCAGCTAAAAACAGGCCAGTGGAAAGGTTGGCAATCGTATGCTCCAGCCGGGCACCGCCCAAGGCGCCCAGCATGGTGACCTGGGTATAGCCGTTTTCCAGAAGCCATTTGGCGGCGTAGTGGGTGTCGGTGTCATCTTTGACGTGTGGCAGCACAATGGTATCACTGTCGGTATCAGGCTGCGGGGCTGAATCAAAATCCCCCACGATCAGATTCGGGCGCACACCCAGGCAATCGGAATTGCGGTAGCCGGCATCGCAGGCTACTACAAAGCTGCCGGGGCGGCAGTAGCGCTTCATAGCTGCATCGACCGGCACGGCCGAAAGCAGGATCGCGTGTTTCATTATTTTTCCCATTCTTTCCTGGCGCTGGCTTCCTCGTACATGGCAAGGTAGCTGGCATAGCGCGTTTTGCTGATTTTGCCTTCCTCAACTGCCTGTCGCACCGCGCAGTCGGTCTCGGCACGGTGCGAGCAGCCGGTGAAGCGGCACTGCCCAAAGTAAGGCTCAAACTCCGGGAAGGTGTGCTGGATGTCCTCTTTGGGGATGCGGCAGAGCTTCTGGGCTTCCAGACTGGCAAAGCCCGGCGTGTCGGCCAAACGGCCGCCGCAGATTTCAAATATCTCCACCTCGCGGGTGGTATGGCGGCCGCGGCCCAGCTTTTGGCTGATGGAGCCGGTCTCCCGCTGCAATTCAGGCGCCAGAGCGTTCAGCAGTGTAGACTTACCCACGCCAGAGTTGCCGCAGAAAGCACAGAGATGATCTTTGATCTGCGCCTTGATTTCGTCAAGGCCCTCGCCGGTCTCGTAGTTCAGCTGCACCAGCGGGATGCCACTGGTTTTGTAGGCCTGCACCAGCGTATCCGCCGCGCCAAGGTCAGCCTTGGTCACGACCAGAATCGGCTGTACCTCTTTATAAATGGCAGCCGCTGCCAGCTGGTCCAGCACCAGGGTACTGGGCACAGGCTGCACGGTGCTTGCCACAATGAACAGCACATCCAAATTTGCAATAGGCGGGCGCACAAACACGTTTTTGCGAGGCCTGATCTCGTCGATGACCGTGCCGTCCGGGGAAAGCGCTACCCAATCGCCTGCCACCGGCTTGATGCCGCTTTTACGGAAGATGCCGCGCGCCTTGCATTCTTTGATGCCATCCGGCGTTTTTACGTAGTAAAATCCGCCGATGCCTTTTGTGATATAGTTCATAGCGTTCCCCATCAAAGCGGGTTGCCCTGAGCGTCGCACTGCTGGCCGTTCTCATTCCACATCGTGCCATCGGTCAGCTGGTGGATCTGGTGTGCGCCATCCGAGCTGGACCACCAGCTCTCTTCGATCGCATTGCCGCCCTCATCTCCGCCGCCGTTATCGGTAGGCGTTTTGACGACTTCAGGCACACCGGTGGAGACCACCAGCGTGATAGCCGATGTGATGCGGGCCTCGGAACCGGCGGCCGGGCTCTGGCTCAAAACGGTACCGGCTGGCTGTTCGCTGGCCTGCTCGACCACGCGGACCGAGAACTTGCCCTTGATCTCGTTGCGGGCATCTTCGAGCATACGACCGGTCAGGCTGGGCACAGGCTGGGTCTTGTTCTTGTCCTGGCGGCTGACGTAGACGATGACCATCGAGTCACCGGTGACGGTCTCACCGGCAGCAGGCTGGGTGTAGATGACCGCGCCGGGGGCGACGGTGGCGTCCACCATCGGCTTTTTGGTTACGCGCAGGCCCATGTCTTTCAGGGTCTGCTCGGCATCCTCAGCCACCATGTTTTTCGTCTCGGGGATCGTAATATACTGGGTGCCCAGGCTCACGGTCAAGGTGATCTTCTGGCCCTCCTTGACAGTACGGCCGGCCTTGGGGTTCTGCTTGACGATGGTGCCGGCGGGCTCGTCGGAATATTCTTCCTCTTTCTGCAATTTCAGCAGAGAATTATACTCCGAAGCGCGGAACTCATCCTCGGTCATGCCGATGAAGCTGATGAGGGTGACGTCGTTACGGTTGGAGAAAAGCAGGTTGCTGGAGTTGGTGAAGATCAAATAGATCAGGATAGCGGCACCGATGACAAAGGCGACCGCCATGCCAAAGAAAATGGGTAGCAGAGAGAAAGGCTTCTGGCCTTTTTTCTTCTTATTCTTTTTGCCGCGGCCGGGGTTCTGGGTGCCCACACGACGGGCTTCTTCGGTGCGGATATTGCTGCCGGACTTAGCCGCTGCCTTGGTTCCAGCCGCCGATTTTGCGGCAGGTTTTGTGCTGTTTACCACGCGGTTGATATTCCTTTCCGGGTTGTCCTGGGTGTTGCGGTACTCATACGCAAAGCGGGCCGAGGGGTTGCGTTTGAAAGCCTCGATGGCTTCCAGCATTTCCTGGGCGCTCTGGTAGCGGTTGGCCGGGTCCTTTTCCATGGCTTTTTCGGTGATCTGGCACAGGGCTTCGGGCACGTTGGGGGCCACCTGCGCCAAAGGCTTTGCCTTATCGGAGATCTGCATGATGGCGATGGACACAGCACCATCGCCGTCAAAAGGCAGCTTGCCGGAGAGCATCTCGTACAGCATAACGCCCACTGAGTAGATGTCGGTGCGGGCGTCGGTCTTATCGCCCTTGGCCTGCTCGGGGCTGATATAATGCACCGAGCCAATGGCCTTATCGCTGACGGTCTGGCTCTGCGCACGAGAGAAGCGCGCAATGCCGAAGTCCATCATTTTAATCGATCCGTCTGCCAGCAGCATGATGTTCTGCGGCTTTACATCGCGGTGAATGATGCCCTTGGAGTGGGCATGCTGCAAAGCGCTGAGCACCTGGGTGGCAAAGTGTACAGTTTCTTTCCAGGTCAGGGCGCCGCCGCGCTGCTTAAGGTACTCCTTCAGCGTGATGCCGTCCACATATTCCATGACAATATACTGCAGACGGTCCGTCACGGATACATCGTAAACCTTTACGATGTTGGGGTGATTCAAGATGGAAATAGCCTTGGACTCGTTTTTGAAGCGGCGGACCAGCTCCTCGTTATCCAGGAATTCCTCTTTCAATACCTTAACGGCGATGGCATTGCCGGTCCTGGTATCGGTGCCGCGGTAGACGTTGGCCATGCCGCCCATGCCGACCAGACTTTCGATCTGATACCGTCCGTCCAGCCGCTTTCCAATGAGATTATCCATGATTGACCTCCGTAATTTCCACGCCCATCAGCAGCACGGTGATGTTATCCTGCCCACCGGCCTGCAAAGCTCTATCTACTAAGATGCTGGGGGCCTCAAAGAACGGGACCTCCCGCAGCACCAGTGCAATCTCTTCATCCGAGATCATGTTGGTCAGGCCATCACTGCACAGCAGCAAAATGTCGCCGACTTCGATCTCGCAGCGGTTATATTCCGGCACGATATTGGCCGAAACGCCCAACGCCCGGGTGATTAGGTTCTTTTTGGGGTGCTGGGCCGCCTGCTCCCGAGTGATCTTACCGCTGTCCACCAACTGCTGGACCATTGAGTGGTCCCGCGTGATCTGACGCATCTCGCCCTCGTGGAAAAGATACGCGCGGGAGTCGCCCGCATGGACCACATGCGCCAGCCCCCCGCCGGCATACGCACAAACGCCGGTCGTACCCATGCCCATCATCTCAGGGTCCGAGGTGGCTTTTTCATACACGGCGCGGTTGGTAATATCAAACCCGCGCATGATAAAGCTTTTCTCGCCGCCCGGCTGCAGGGAGCGCATCTGACGGGCAAAATACTGCTGCATCGTATCGGTGGCAATGTGCGCGGCGATACGCCCGCCATTGACGCCACCCATACCATCGCAGACAATGCCCCAGGCGGTACCGCCCGGCAGCTGCTGCGCGCAGTAGTTATCCTGGTTTTCCTGGCGGCAGCTGCCGATGTCAGTAATTGCGGCAATCTTCATTCAGGTTGGTTCCTTTCCGTAGTTTTCAGCAATTTTCGGCCTGCTGGGCATCCTCGCGGCGCAGCTGGCCGCAAGCGGCACTGATGTCCGTGCCCAAGCGGCGGCGCACCGTGGCGTTCACGCCCAGGCTTTCCAGCTTTTGCTGGAAGCGGTGCACGTTGGCGTCGTCCGTAGCGGAGTACGGGCTGCCGTCCACGGGGTTGATGGGAATCAGGTTCACATGGGCGCCCATGCCTTTAATAAGGTTGGCCAGCTTTTGGGCCATCTCATCGCTGTCGTTGACGCCGCGCACCATCGAATACTCAAAGCTGATGCGGCGACCGGTCTCCTTCTGGTAGCGGCGGCAGGCCGGGATCAGCTGCTCCAGCGGGAACGCATCGTTGACAGGCATCATGCCGGAGCGGGTCACGTTATCCGGCGCATGCAGCGAGACCGAAAGCGTCAGCTGCAAATGGCGCTTGGCCAGCTCGTCGATCTTGGGCACCAGGCCGCAGGTGGACAGGCTGATGTTGCGCATGCCGATGTTGACCCCCTCCGGACAGGAGATGATCTCCAAAAAGTCCATCACATTGTTAAAATTGTGCAGCGGTTCACCGATGCCCATTAAAACGATGTGAGAGACCCGCTCTCCGGAGTCCTTCTGTGCGGTGTAAATTTCTGAGGCAATCTCGCCCGCGGTCAAATCCCGCACGCGGCCTGCCTGGGTAGAGGCGCAGAAGCGGCAGCCCATGGCGCAGCCCACCTGGGTGGACACGCAGACCGTGTTGCCATACTTGTAGCGCATCAAAACCGTCTCGATGCAGTTGCCGTCGGCCAATTGCAGCAGATA is a window encoding:
- the rsgA gene encoding ribosome small subunit-dependent GTPase A, producing the protein MNYITKGIGGFYYVKTPDGIKECKARGIFRKSGIKPVAGDWVALSPDGTVIDEIRPRKNVFVRPPIANLDVLFIVASTVQPVPSTLVLDQLAAAAIYKEVQPILVVTKADLGAADTLVQAYKTSGIPLVQLNYETGEGLDEIKAQIKDHLCAFCGNSGVGKSTLLNALAPELQRETGSISQKLGRGRHTTREVEIFEICGGRLADTPGFASLEAQKLCRIPKEDIQHTFPEFEPYFGQCRFTGCSHRAETDCAVRQAVEEGKISKTRYASYLAMYEEASARKEWEK
- a CDS encoding thiamine diphosphokinase; translated protein: MKHAILLSAVPVDAAMKRYCRPGSFVVACDAGYRNSDCLGVRPNLIVGDFDSAPQPDTDSDTIVLPHVKDDTDTHYAAKWLLENGYTQVTMLGALGGARLEHTIANLSTGLFLAEHGVDVVLADTASEIHYLVPGKDLTLQRGEWQYLSVFPWDGKLIGVDIEGAYYPLHGAELVPDYPLGVSNEFVEPTVTLRCQAGHGIVVLTRAD
- the rlmN gene encoding 23S rRNA (adenine(2503)-C(2))-methyltransferase RlmN, producing MSEATKICLSDFTLDALTAYLVSLGQPKFRAKQIFKWLHQKLVTDFSQMTDQPKTLLAQLAENCTIAAPTIRRRQQSKDGTVKYLLQLADGNCIETVLMRYKYGNTVCVSTQVGCAMGCRFCASTQAGRVRDLTAGEIASEIYTAQKDSGERVSHIVLMGIGEPLHNFNNVMDFLEIISCPEGVNIGMRNISLSTCGLVPKIDELAKRHLQLTLSVSLHAPDNVTRSGMMPVNDAFPLEQLIPACRRYQKETGRRISFEYSMVRGVNDSDEMAQKLANLIKGMGAHVNLIPINPVDGSPYSATDDANVHRFQQKLESLGVNATVRRRLGTDISAACGQLRREDAQQAENC
- the pknB gene encoding Stk1 family PASTA domain-containing Ser/Thr kinase is translated as MDNLIGKRLDGRYQIESLVGMGGMANVYRGTDTRTGNAIAVKVLKEEFLDNEELVRRFKNESKAISILNHPNIVKVYDVSVTDRLQYIVMEYVDGITLKEYLKQRGGALTWKETVHFATQVLSALQHAHSKGIIHRDVKPQNIMLLADGSIKMMDFGIARFSRAQSQTVSDKAIGSVHYISPEQAKGDKTDARTDIYSVGVMLYEMLSGKLPFDGDGAVSIAIMQISDKAKPLAQVAPNVPEALCQITEKAMEKDPANRYQSAQEMLEAIEAFKRNPSARFAYEYRNTQDNPERNINRVVNSTKPAAKSAAGTKAAAKSGSNIRTEEARRVGTQNPGRGKKNKKKKGQKPFSLLPIFFGMAVAFVIGAAILIYLIFTNSSNLLFSNRNDVTLISFIGMTEDEFRASEYNSLLKLQKEEEYSDEPAGTIVKQNPKAGRTVKEGQKITLTVSLGTQYITIPETKNMVAEDAEQTLKDMGLRVTKKPMVDATVAPGAVIYTQPAAGETVTGDSMVIVYVSRQDKNKTQPVPSLTGRMLEDARNEIKGKFSVRVVEQASEQPAGTVLSQSPAAGSEARITSAITLVVSTGVPEVVKTPTDNGGGDEGGNAIEESWWSSSDGAHQIHQLTDGTMWNENGQQCDAQGNPL
- a CDS encoding Stp1/IreP family PP2C-type Ser/Thr phosphatase, giving the protein MKIAAITDIGSCRQENQDNYCAQQLPGGTAWGIVCDGMGGVNGGRIAAHIATDTMQQYFARQMRSLQPGGEKSFIMRGFDITNRAVYEKATSDPEMMGMGTTGVCAYAGGGLAHVVHAGDSRAYLFHEGEMRQITRDHSMVQQLVDSGKITREQAAQHPKKNLITRALGVSANIVPEYNRCEIEVGDILLLCSDGLTNMISDEEIALVLREVPFFEAPSILVDRALQAGGQDNITVLLMGVEITEVNHG
- the spoIVA gene encoding stage IV sporulation protein A, translating into MTQEQIYQNIARRTGGDIYIGVVGPVRTGKSTFIKRFSELLLLPHIQNEAQRARANDELPQSAAGRTIMTTEPKFIPEKAVNIELSGGGSFWARLIDCVGYMVDGALGHEEQDAPRLVKSPWFDHEVPFDLAAETGTRRVIREHATVGVVVTTDGSVADLPRENYCEAERRIIAELEAIGKPYVILLNCTDPDSDAAHQLAAQLQDTYQRAVVPINCVAMTAEALDGILQRLLYEFPIREIAVQMPSWVMMLESGHWLQSAVYTAMLKFAGSVHKMADIAGKNLPLECEYITKTILTGMDLASGSVHITAMIAPDIFYKILGEQTGLSIVDEASLLPCVVSLAKAKRAYDKIKSALDQVEATGYGIVMPGIEELTLEEPEIVRQGGQYGVRLSASAPSLHIMRANIHTELSPTVGSEQQGEELIKSLLADFETDPGKLWNTNIFGKSLNELVSEGVQAKLLHMPQEARSRLQSTLERIINEGCDGLICILL
- a CDS encoding DUF3794 domain-containing protein, which translates into the protein MELKVFKDTLAAYGGRWETRQELPVETEILIPDYQPAVFKIVKCLMQPVVLQNRVASGRWHCEGYLRCTVYYQSDEPGCRLYRTEQKFAFEKSVELPDAAFAEGPAQVWGEQEYCNCRAVSEHRIDLRGAYILCAAALMVRNCELLTSLADCGIEQRTQELSGLTRVAAEEKALTSEINLPLPGTGESILDIGGSFTLTSLTMQTGQASCQGILQVQVCCQPSESEALDVRTKEMTVQQTVDLPGAAESDQCIAWGELLHCTLRTEDGAADASLSVTWKLHLELWRLAAHTVVADAYSTLCQAQTVQTVCKLLQRTTDLNGHLSVTVEDDLPTPDAEVRGCFVTLEAPVQIPEEAASKEKAGETRWELQGKGTAHVLCADSRGELTCYDKAFTWQPEGSWQGSPGDAYPCLHADVTRLTSGKSGTRLRVEIELSITGSMLQAQAQQALSEVDLGEEFTDGTDGPALYLYYAQEGERIFDIAKRYHARAKDLAAANHLETGGTAPQDLTTESTCLLIPAAL
- a CDS encoding pro-sigmaK processing inhibitor BofA family protein, whose product is MPLTDTLWPWAVGAVCLLLVLRCAARQRHPVLAVLAGAVCGLGVLAVMALLEPVSGIALPLNRYTAFVAAVLGVPGVVLLLLLQLIL